One stretch of Candidatus Binataceae bacterium DNA includes these proteins:
- a CDS encoding CoA transferase — protein WEITEALQRVGVAAFPSMSNQDLATSEHLRERGYLVQLEHPEVGQRTHVGIPWTLGGKFSRVASPAPMRGADTDGVLSKLLGYSLEKIDLLRNAGALS, from the coding sequence GATGGGAAATCACCGAAGCCCTGCAACGCGTCGGCGTCGCCGCGTTTCCTTCGATGAGCAACCAGGATCTGGCCACCAGCGAGCATCTGCGTGAACGCGGGTACCTTGTGCAGCTCGAGCATCCCGAAGTTGGACAGCGGACGCATGTTGGAATCCCCTGGACCCTCGGCGGTAAGTTTTCCAGGGTCGCATCGCCAGCGCCCATGAGAGGAGCTGACACGGATGGCGTCTTGTCGAAGCTGCTGGGCTATTCCCTAGAGAAGATCGATCTGCTTCGAAATGCCGGCGCGCTCAGCTGA
- a CDS encoding DsbA family protein, whose translation MSLRFGAVMSLGSLQFDPLSSRARLIIYIDFKSPYAYLAKDPSWALADELKLDIDWRPFTLDIPSYLGSARLDKENRVVESQRTDTQWRAVKAAYGDVRRYGSLHKLVVRGTTKIWDSSLAAIGMLWAKRHGTLVLRAYMGATYERFWKRDLDIEDVSIIEGVLQETGANTEKFREYVSGEGRELHDLIQRSAFDAGIFGVPTFIVERELFFGREHLPRIKWILLGRHGSAPDVAYESGEPVMTGATNRATLTLAIDFTSPRAYLAHGPTCALAEQLGIEIDWKPFLVESRPAPMAPSRAEDRGGRHRAIRAAYVQRDLARYLADRGIVRDLGKVANSRLAAITLLWLERESKHLVSNYVQKVFEGYWRGELDIEDESALRGLLQKIGAPLPGYETFARGEGLAALDRVRSELLNAGVFDVPAYMIAGEVFVGREHLPLIRNRLGYP comes from the coding sequence GTGAGTCTGCGATTTGGTGCGGTCATGAGCCTGGGTTCACTGCAGTTCGATCCACTTTCTTCGCGCGCGCGGCTGATTATCTACATCGATTTCAAGAGTCCCTACGCGTACTTGGCGAAGGACCCGAGCTGGGCGCTAGCCGACGAACTTAAGCTCGATATCGATTGGCGTCCCTTCACCCTCGACATCCCCAGTTATCTCGGCTCGGCGAGACTCGATAAGGAGAATCGTGTTGTCGAGAGTCAGCGCACCGACACACAGTGGAGGGCGGTAAAGGCGGCCTATGGGGACGTGCGCCGCTACGGCTCCCTCCACAAACTCGTGGTGCGGGGAACCACGAAGATATGGGACTCGTCGCTGGCTGCGATCGGAATGCTGTGGGCAAAACGGCACGGAACCTTGGTGCTACGCGCGTACATGGGGGCGACGTACGAGCGCTTCTGGAAGCGCGACCTCGACATCGAAGACGTCTCAATCATCGAGGGCGTACTTCAAGAGACAGGTGCTAATACAGAAAAATTTCGCGAATACGTGTCAGGAGAGGGTCGAGAACTTCACGATCTTATCCAGCGGTCCGCCTTTGACGCGGGGATCTTCGGTGTGCCGACTTTCATCGTAGAGCGAGAGCTGTTCTTCGGACGAGAGCACCTGCCGCGCATCAAGTGGATACTCCTGGGACGCCACGGCTCGGCTCCAGACGTTGCCTATGAAAGCGGCGAACCGGTGATGACCGGCGCTACCAACCGCGCAACGCTTACGCTCGCGATCGATTTTACGAGTCCACGTGCCTATCTGGCCCATGGGCCGACCTGTGCATTGGCTGAGCAGCTCGGAATCGAAATCGACTGGAAGCCGTTTCTCGTTGAGTCGCGACCAGCGCCGATGGCACCGTCACGTGCAGAGGATCGCGGCGGGCGTCATCGGGCGATTCGCGCCGCTTACGTGCAGCGCGATTTGGCGCGGTATCTAGCCGATCGCGGCATCGTTCGCGATCTTGGCAAGGTGGCGAATTCAAGACTTGCGGCGATCACACTCCTATGGTTGGAACGCGAGTCCAAACACCTGGTTAGCAACTATGTTCAGAAAGTCTTCGAGGGCTACTGGCGGGGAGAACTTGACATCGAAGACGAATCCGCGCTCCGCGGCCTGCTGCAAAAGATTGGAGCGCCGCTGCCCGGATATGAGACGTTCGCCAGAGGAGAGGGGCTCGCCGCCCT